Proteins from a genomic interval of Polaribacter sp. Q13:
- a CDS encoding Crp/Fnr family transcriptional regulator has protein sequence MYQSITNHINNHITPTTIDLEFFNALLTETSIPKGQFLLLPRAIVNQEYFVVKGCLKAYYSDDKGHRHIIQFAVENWWIGDFDAFYNQIPSILHIEAIEDSKLLSISYNNLQKIYDEAPVFERYFRILTTKAVIAQRKRILSTLEKNTQERYLEFCSSYPNIENRVPNYDIANYLGVSPENLSRVRRQPKS, from the coding sequence ATGTATCAATCTATAACAAATCACATCAACAATCATATTACACCAACAACCATTGATTTAGAATTTTTTAATGCGCTTTTAACTGAAACTTCTATACCAAAAGGTCAGTTTTTATTATTACCAAGAGCCATTGTAAACCAAGAATATTTTGTTGTTAAAGGTTGTTTAAAGGCTTATTATTCTGATGATAAAGGCCATAGACACATCATTCAGTTTGCAGTAGAAAATTGGTGGATAGGAGATTTTGATGCTTTTTACAATCAAATACCTTCCATACTACACATAGAAGCAATTGAAGACTCTAAATTATTATCTATTAGCTATAATAATCTTCAAAAGATTTATGATGAAGCTCCTGTTTTTGAACGTTATTTTAGAATTTTAACCACCAAGGCTGTCATCGCGCAGCGAAAAAGAATTTTATCTACATTAGAAAAAAACACACAAGAGCGTTACTTAGAGTTTTGTTCTTCTTATCCAAACATAGAAAATAGAGTCCCTAATTACGACATTGCAAATTATTTAGGTGTTTCTCCAGAAAACTTAAGCCGGGTTAGAAGACAACCTAAAAGTTAA
- a CDS encoding 2-hydroxyacid dehydrogenase, whose product MKIAVFSTKSYDKESLEKHNIKGALSFTYFEESLNKKTTNLALGFNAVCVFVNDKLDSETIKKLAKNGIKLIALRCAGFNNIDLETAAENKITVVRVPAYSPEAVAEQAVALIMTLNRKTHKAYNRIREGNFSLEKLIGFNLHNKTVGVIGTGRIGEAFSKIMQGFGCKVVAYDLYENKELIKIGVDYLPFDELIKTSDIISLHCPLTPETHHLMNKKTFSKMKKGVMLINTSRGALIDSADAITALKSHKIGYLGIDVYEQEEKLFYKDLSEDIIHDDLILRLISFPNVLITAHQGFLTKEALEQIAKITIENISNFEKNIKTENEVLIAQ is encoded by the coding sequence ATGAAAATAGCTGTTTTTAGTACAAAGTCTTACGATAAAGAATCATTAGAAAAACACAACATTAAAGGAGCCCTTTCTTTTACCTATTTTGAAGAGTCTTTAAATAAGAAAACAACCAATTTAGCATTAGGATTTAATGCTGTTTGTGTTTTTGTAAATGATAAATTAGATAGTGAAACTATAAAAAAACTTGCAAAAAATGGAATTAAGCTAATTGCTTTGCGTTGTGCAGGCTTTAATAATATAGATTTAGAAACAGCTGCAGAAAATAAGATTACAGTTGTTAGAGTTCCCGCATATTCTCCAGAAGCAGTTGCAGAACAAGCAGTTGCTTTAATTATGACATTAAATAGAAAAACCCATAAGGCATATAACAGAATTAGAGAAGGTAATTTCTCCTTAGAAAAACTGATAGGTTTTAATCTACATAACAAAACCGTTGGTGTAATTGGTACAGGTAGAATTGGTGAAGCATTTTCAAAGATAATGCAAGGTTTTGGTTGTAAAGTAGTTGCTTATGATCTTTATGAAAACAAAGAATTGATAAAAATAGGTGTTGATTATTTACCCTTTGATGAATTGATAAAAACATCTGATATTATTTCTTTACATTGCCCACTTACACCAGAAACGCATCACCTAATGAATAAAAAAACGTTTTCAAAAATGAAAAAAGGTGTGATGCTTATTAACACCAGTAGAGGTGCGTTAATTGATAGCGCTGATGCTATTACCGCTTTAAAAAGTCATAAAATAGGGTATTTAGGTATAGATGTATACGAACAAGAAGAGAAACTATTCTATAAAGATTTGTCTGAAGATATTATTCATGATGATTTAATATTAAGACTAATAAGTTTCCCAAATGTATTAATCACAGCTCACCAAGGTTTTTTAACCAAAGAAGCATTAGAACAAATAGCCAAAATAACTATAGAGAATATTTCTAATTTTGAAAAAAATATAAAAACAGAGAATGAAGTATTAATTGCCCAATAA
- a CDS encoding CoA-binding protein, with the protein MKNVTLVLGASTNPNKYSNIAIKRLVDKEIPVAALGIRKGTVLGVVIDTEKKEYKNIDTVTLYLNPKNQEAYYDYIIGLKPRRVIFNPGSENEEFVKLLEKNSIEVEVACTLVMLSIDQY; encoded by the coding sequence ATGAAAAATGTAACATTAGTTCTTGGCGCTTCAACAAATCCTAATAAATATTCTAATATTGCTATTAAAAGGCTCGTAGATAAAGAAATACCTGTTGCTGCTTTAGGAATAAGAAAAGGAACTGTATTAGGGGTTGTAATTGATACTGAAAAAAAAGAGTATAAAAATATAGATACGGTTACTTTGTACCTAAACCCAAAAAATCAAGAAGCGTACTATGATTATATAATTGGATTAAAACCTAGAAGAGTAATTTTTAATCCTGGATCTGAGAATGAGGAGTTTGTAAAACTTTTAGAGAAGAATTCTATAGAGGTAGAAGTTGCTTGTACATTAGTAATGTTAAGTATAGATCAATATTAA
- a CDS encoding ribonuclease Z, which produces MSITLTILGCHSATPRINAFPTSQYLEINNSHFLIDCGEGTQRQMRKYKVGFSKINHIFITHLHGDHFYGLVGLLATFGILNREKELHIYGPKGIKEVTLLQLKISQSHAKYKMIFHELTSKESELIFEDDKVSVRTIPLTHRVYTNGYLFTEKEKSRKLNMLNISGYPEIDKADYLNIKAGRDVVLPSGEVVSNLELTIPPEKPLSFAFCSDTCYKPDIVPLIKEVDLLYHEATFLADREDLAKKTKHATTKQAAEIAKQANAKQLIIGHYSGRYKDINVFKEEAQEIFKNTYLAEPGKVFKV; this is translated from the coding sequence ATGAGCATAACCCTAACCATATTAGGTTGTCATTCTGCAACACCTAGAATAAACGCTTTTCCTACTTCACAGTATTTGGAAATTAACAATAGCCATTTTTTAATTGATTGTGGTGAAGGTACTCAGCGTCAGATGAGAAAATATAAAGTTGGTTTTTCTAAAATCAATCATATTTTTATAACACATTTACATGGTGATCATTTTTATGGATTGGTTGGATTATTAGCTACTTTCGGAATTTTAAATAGAGAAAAAGAACTCCATATTTATGGCCCAAAAGGCATAAAAGAAGTTACTTTATTACAATTAAAAATTTCTCAATCTCACGCAAAATATAAAATGATTTTTCATGAGTTAACTTCTAAAGAAAGTGAACTTATTTTTGAAGACGATAAGGTTTCCGTACGCACTATTCCTTTAACTCATAGAGTGTATACAAACGGATATTTGTTTACAGAAAAAGAGAAATCTAGAAAGCTAAACATGTTAAATATTAGTGGATATCCAGAAATTGATAAAGCCGATTATTTAAATATTAAAGCAGGTAGAGATGTAGTTTTGCCTTCTGGAGAAGTTGTTTCTAATTTAGAATTAACAATTCCGCCAGAAAAACCTTTAAGTTTTGCTTTTTGTAGCGATACGTGTTACAAACCAGATATTGTTCCTCTTATAAAAGAAGTCGATTTATTATACCATGAAGCTACCTTTTTAGCAGACAGAGAAGACTTGGCAAAAAAGACAAAACACGCTACAACAAAACAAGCTGCTGAAATTGCAAAACAAGCAAACGCTAAGCAATTAATAATAGGTCATTATTCTGGCAGATATAAAGACATTAACGTTTTTAAAGAGGAAGCACAAGAAATATTTAAAAACACTTACTTAGCTGAACCTGGAAAAGTGTTTAAAGTATAA
- a CDS encoding T9SS type A sorting domain-containing protein — translation MVKKLLFILFLSCTSIVFSQENSIDGLSAAPNPFTNTTKISFSSDSKSTIYFTVKNVLGKTVFRKSIQTKPGKNNIPFYKNDLPNGMYIYSIQDKKKTISKRLVIR, via the coding sequence ATGGTAAAAAAACTACTTTTTATATTATTTTTAAGTTGTACTTCTATAGTTTTTTCTCAGGAAAACTCTATTGATGGTTTATCTGCTGCTCCAAATCCTTTTACAAATACTACCAAAATTAGTTTTTCATCAGACTCAAAATCGACTATTTATTTTACCGTCAAAAATGTATTAGGAAAAACTGTTTTCAGAAAAAGTATTCAAACAAAACCGGGTAAAAACAATATTCCTTTTTATAAAAACGATTTGCCTAATGGTATGTATATTTATAGCATACAAGACAAAAAGAAAACCATATCTAAACGACTTGTTATTAGATGA
- a CDS encoding aspartate carbamoyltransferase catalytic subunit: MSELSVEHLLGIKYLKETDIDLIFRTADHFKEVINRPIKKVPSLRDITIANLFFENSTRTKLSFELAEKRLSADVINFSAGQSSVKKGETLIDTVNNILAMKVDIVVMRHASVGAGVFLSRHVDAKIVNAGDGTHEHPTQALLDSYSIREKLGSVKGKKIVIVGDILHSRVALSNIFALQLQGAEVRVCGPTTLIPKYISSLGVKVETNLKKALEWCDVANVLRVQNERMDIKYFPSTREYTQLFGINQEILDNLGKKIVIMHPGPINRGVEITSDVADSDQSIILNQVENGVAVRMAVIYLLAQQVKR; the protein is encoded by the coding sequence ATGTCAGAATTAAGTGTAGAACATTTATTAGGAATAAAGTATCTAAAAGAAACTGATATTGATCTTATTTTTAGAACTGCAGATCATTTTAAAGAGGTAATTAACAGACCTATAAAAAAAGTACCTTCTCTTAGAGATATTACCATTGCTAACTTGTTTTTTGAAAACAGTACGCGTACCAAACTAAGTTTCGAATTGGCAGAAAAACGACTTTCTGCAGATGTAATTAATTTTTCTGCAGGGCAATCTTCTGTAAAAAAAGGAGAAACTCTCATTGATACCGTAAACAATATTTTAGCAATGAAAGTAGATATTGTTGTAATGAGACATGCAAGTGTTGGTGCCGGTGTTTTTCTATCTAGACATGTAGATGCTAAAATAGTAAACGCAGGTGACGGAACGCATGAACACCCAACACAGGCTTTATTGGATTCTTATTCTATTCGAGAAAAATTAGGAAGCGTAAAAGGTAAAAAAATTGTAATTGTTGGTGATATTTTACACTCTAGAGTAGCACTATCTAACATCTTTGCATTACAATTACAAGGTGCAGAAGTAAGAGTTTGTGGCCCAACAACGTTAATTCCTAAATACATTTCTAGTTTAGGAGTAAAAGTAGAAACCAATCTAAAAAAAGCTCTAGAATGGTGCGATGTTGCCAATGTTTTACGTGTTCAAAACGAAAGAATGGATATTAAATATTTTCCTTCTACGAGAGAATACACCCAACTTTTTGGAATTAATCAAGAAATTTTAGACAACCTTGGCAAGAAAATTGTGATTATGCACCCAGGACCTATAAACCGTGGTGTAGAAATTACAAGTGATGTTGCCGACTCTGATCAATCTATTATATTAAACCAAGTAGAAAACGGAGTTGCCGTAAGAATGGCCGTTATTTATTTATTAGCACAACAAGTTAAGAGATGA
- the pyrR gene encoding bifunctional pyr operon transcriptional regulator/uracil phosphoribosyltransferase PyrR: MSKKNLLNSKDIEIILHRLACQLIENHNDFSNTVLIGLQPRGSFLANRLADLLKTTYNVKDLQLGLLDITFYRDDFRRRDAPLAATATEMDFIIEGKNVVIIDDVLYSGRSVRAALTAMQAYGRPDNIELLVLIDRRFSRHLPIQPNYRGRQVDAINLEKVLVTWKETHKKDAVYIESK, translated from the coding sequence ATGAGCAAAAAAAACTTACTTAACTCAAAGGATATTGAAATAATTTTACATCGATTGGCTTGTCAGTTAATCGAAAATCATAACGATTTTTCTAATACCGTATTAATAGGTTTACAACCAAGAGGTAGTTTTTTAGCTAATAGATTAGCCGATTTATTAAAAACAACTTATAACGTTAAAGACTTACAATTAGGACTATTAGATATTACCTTTTACAGAGACGATTTTAGAAGAAGAGATGCTCCTTTAGCAGCTACAGCAACTGAAATGGACTTTATTATTGAAGGTAAAAATGTAGTAATTATTGACGATGTCTTGTATTCTGGTAGAAGTGTTAGAGCTGCATTAACTGCAATGCAAGCCTATGGAAGACCAGATAACATTGAATTATTAGTATTAATAGACAGACGTTTTAGTAGGCATTTACCAATACAACCAAATTATAGAGGTAGACAAGTAGACGCTATTAACCTCGAAAAAGTGTTGGTTACTTGGAAAGAAACGCATAAAAAAGACGCAGTTTACATAGAATCAAAATAA
- a CDS encoding lipopolysaccharide assembly protein LapB, with amino-acid sequence MSLLKFESMLKTNAVYFFDLVEFEEIIVHYLDAGKHALAKKAVKLGLQQHPASVDLKLLQVEIYVFEDELDKASMLLKIIERLEPNNDEVFIQKATISSKQGNHKEAIELLKKALTFTDDKVDVWSLLGMEYLYLDDFKNARLTFIKCVHVDFEDYSALYNVVYCFDMEQEHAAAITYLNAYVDINPYCEVAWHQLGRQYFILEKYKEALNAFDYAVIIDESFIGGYLEKAKTLEQLGSYKEAIDNYLITLELDDATAFVYLRVGECHEKLLNFDKAISFYKKAVHEDPLLDKGWMLLTNLYYLEENYQKAAYYISKALKIEEDNSLYWRQYAEINLKLNFYEEAVTGFEKCLDLNDDSLEIFIGLADVLSFLGEFNDALNTLIKAQKVYKNAAEIAYRLSGLFFILNKEKYGFDHLIAALKIDYDYNIVLKELYPIVYDNKKVQKLLVDFKKAME; translated from the coding sequence ATGTCTCTCTTAAAGTTTGAATCGATGCTAAAAACCAACGCAGTTTATTTTTTTGATTTGGTAGAGTTCGAAGAAATAATTGTGCATTATTTAGACGCAGGTAAACATGCTTTGGCTAAAAAAGCAGTAAAACTTGGGCTGCAACAACATCCTGCTTCCGTAGATTTAAAATTACTGCAAGTAGAGATTTATGTTTTTGAGGATGAATTAGATAAAGCTTCTATGTTGTTGAAAATTATTGAGCGCTTAGAGCCTAATAATGATGAAGTTTTTATACAAAAAGCAACCATTAGTTCTAAGCAAGGAAATCATAAAGAAGCCATAGAATTATTAAAAAAAGCCTTAACATTTACAGATGATAAGGTAGATGTGTGGTCTCTTTTAGGAATGGAATATTTGTATTTAGACGACTTTAAAAATGCACGTTTAACCTTTATAAAATGTGTGCATGTAGATTTTGAAGATTATTCTGCGCTGTATAATGTGGTGTATTGTTTTGATATGGAGCAAGAACATGCTGCTGCAATTACCTATTTAAATGCTTATGTAGATATTAATCCATATTGCGAAGTTGCGTGGCATCAATTAGGAAGACAATATTTTATTTTAGAAAAATATAAAGAAGCATTAAATGCTTTTGATTATGCTGTTATAATTGATGAGTCTTTTATTGGAGGTTATTTAGAAAAAGCAAAAACATTAGAACAATTAGGGAGTTATAAAGAAGCTATAGATAATTATCTAATTACTTTAGAATTAGATGACGCAACAGCTTTTGTGTACCTAAGAGTAGGAGAGTGTCATGAAAAATTACTAAATTTTGATAAAGCGATTTCTTTTTATAAAAAGGCGGTTCACGAAGATCCTTTATTAGATAAAGGTTGGATGTTATTAACCAATTTATATTATCTAGAAGAAAACTATCAAAAAGCAGCATATTACATCTCTAAAGCGTTAAAAATAGAAGAAGATAATTCTTTGTATTGGAGACAATATGCAGAAATTAATCTTAAACTTAATTTTTATGAAGAAGCTGTGACTGGTTTCGAAAAATGTTTAGATTTAAATGATGATTCCTTAGAAATATTTATAGGTTTAGCAGATGTATTATCTTTTTTAGGCGAATTTAATGATGCTCTTAATACTTTAATTAAAGCGCAAAAAGTGTATAAAAATGCAGCTGAAATTGCGTATAGATTGTCAGGGTTGTTTTTTATTCTGAATAAAGAAAAATACGGATTTGATCATCTAATAGCAGCTTTAAAAATAGATTACGATTATAATATCGTTTTAAAAGAATTGTACCCAATTGTGTATGATAATAAAAAAGTACAAAAGCTTTTAGTTGATTTTAAAAAAGCGATGGAATAA
- a CDS encoding APC family permease: MSTKIDLKEAISIGIGGMVGGGIFAVLGLAVALAKGGTPISFLIAGFIALITSYSYVKLSLKYPDRGGTVKFINQGFGVGVFSGGINNLLWASYIIMLALYASAFGSYAPNLFELTSNKVIDTHVYASAIVIIATAINYYSISVVGKIEAYAVIIKLIILLSFVGFGVYGLFGNTHLEQLSPAYWESPFKLVTAGMVIFVAYEGFELIANAAPDIENPKVNIPRAYYWSVLFVIFLYIIIAAITVGSLDFNVIATAQDYVLAEAAKPMLGKPGFTIITIAALISTFSAINASLYGGSEVNYEIAEDDELPKEFTHKLWNQPIGLFITAIATLVLVNTLKLESISTAGSVGFLFIFAVVNYSGFKLSEETGSKKSIPLLGAILCFTAMIALLIQQYSVNKFDVFIALGIIAFCFLLEIFYKKNE; encoded by the coding sequence ATGAGCACTAAAATAGATTTAAAAGAAGCTATTTCCATTGGAATTGGAGGAATGGTTGGTGGTGGAATTTTCGCAGTACTAGGATTGGCAGTCGCCTTGGCAAAAGGAGGCACTCCCATTTCTTTTTTAATTGCAGGTTTTATTGCTTTGATAACTTCTTATAGCTACGTAAAATTATCTCTAAAATATCCAGACAGAGGTGGAACTGTTAAGTTTATAAACCAAGGTTTTGGAGTTGGCGTTTTTAGTGGAGGAATAAATAATTTACTTTGGGCAAGTTATATTATTATGTTAGCTTTATACGCTTCTGCTTTTGGTTCTTATGCCCCAAATTTATTTGAATTAACTAGTAACAAAGTTATAGACACGCATGTTTATGCTTCTGCAATTGTAATTATTGCTACTGCAATTAATTATTATAGTATTTCTGTTGTTGGAAAAATAGAAGCGTATGCTGTTATTATAAAGTTGATAATCTTATTATCTTTTGTGGGTTTTGGTGTTTATGGATTGTTTGGAAACACACATTTAGAACAATTATCACCAGCTTATTGGGAATCTCCTTTTAAACTAGTTACTGCAGGAATGGTAATTTTTGTAGCCTACGAAGGTTTTGAATTGATTGCCAATGCTGCTCCTGATATAGAAAACCCAAAAGTAAATATTCCACGAGCTTATTATTGGTCCGTTCTTTTTGTAATCTTTCTATATATAATTATTGCTGCAATTACCGTTGGCTCGTTAGATTTTAATGTAATTGCAACCGCACAAGATTATGTTTTAGCAGAAGCGGCAAAACCCATGTTAGGTAAACCTGGATTTACAATTATTACTATTGCAGCACTAATTTCTACTTTTTCTGCAATAAATGCTTCACTTTATGGAGGAAGCGAAGTAAATTATGAAATTGCAGAAGATGATGAACTTCCTAAAGAATTTACACACAAATTATGGAACCAACCAATTGGCTTATTTATAACAGCAATTGCCACATTAGTATTAGTAAATACCTTAAAATTAGAAAGCATTTCAACTGCTGGTAGTGTTGGTTTTCTATTTATTTTTGCCGTTGTAAACTATAGTGGTTTTAAATTATCTGAAGAAACAGGAAGTAAAAAGAGTATTCCTCTTTTAGGCGCTATCTTATGTTTTACAGCAATGATAGCCCTACTTATTCAACAATATTCCGTTAATAAATTTGATGTATTTATTGCTTTAGGAATTATTGCTTTCTGTTTTTTATTGGAAATTTTTTATAAAAAAAATGAATAA
- a CDS encoding M28 family metallopeptidase yields MKNILYTFGLFFFIACSSSQNTSKEDVNTDYAAKYAATITAEDLKTNLYIFASDEFEGRNTGEPGQKKAIEFLKNFYVAKGISSGLGGDNYYQKVPADWINKNTRRGKYKDSENVLAFIKGTEKPDEIVVISAHLDHEGIKNGQIYNGADDDGSGSMAILEIAKAFQTAVKAGKGPKRSILFLHVTGEEKGLLGSKYYTENPIFPLANTVCDLNIDMIGRVDDLHKTDSNYVYLIGADKLSTELHQISENANTKYTNINLDYTYNDENDPNRFYYRSDHYNFAKHNIPVIFYFNGTHEDYHKPTDTPDKIEYDLLAKRTRLVFYTAWEVANRNTRLVVDKATKE; encoded by the coding sequence ATGAAAAACATCCTTTACACATTTGGTCTTTTCTTTTTTATAGCATGTAGCTCTAGTCAAAATACTTCTAAAGAAGATGTAAACACTGATTATGCTGCTAAATATGCAGCAACAATTACAGCAGAAGACTTAAAAACCAATTTATACATTTTTGCTTCAGATGAGTTTGAAGGTAGAAATACGGGAGAACCTGGACAGAAAAAAGCAATTGAATTTTTAAAAAACTTTTATGTTGCTAAAGGAATCTCTTCTGGTTTAGGAGGTGATAATTATTACCAAAAAGTGCCTGCTGATTGGATTAATAAAAATACACGTCGTGGTAAATACAAAGATTCCGAAAATGTTTTAGCGTTTATAAAAGGAACCGAAAAGCCCGATGAAATAGTTGTAATTTCTGCACATTTAGACCATGAAGGCATAAAAAATGGACAAATTTACAATGGAGCCGATGATGATGGTTCTGGTTCCATGGCTATTTTAGAAATTGCAAAAGCGTTTCAAACAGCAGTAAAAGCAGGTAAAGGACCTAAAAGATCTATTTTGTTTTTACATGTTACAGGTGAAGAAAAAGGATTATTAGGTTCTAAATACTATACAGAAAACCCAATATTTCCGCTAGCAAATACTGTTTGTGATTTAAATATTGATATGATTGGTAGAGTTGATGATTTACACAAAACAGATTCTAATTATGTATATTTAATTGGTGCAGATAAATTGAGTACTGAGCTTCATCAAATTTCTGAAAATGCAAATACAAAATATACCAACATTAATTTAGATTACACCTATAATGATGAAAATGACCCAAATCGTTTTTATTACAGATCTGATCATTACAACTTTGCAAAACATAATATACCTGTTATTTTTTATTTTAACGGTACACATGAAGATTACCACAAACCCACTGATACACCAGATAAAATTGAATACGATTTGTTAGCAAAAAGAACTCGTTTGGTTTTTTATACAGCTTGGGAAGTTGCTAATAGAAATACAAGGTTGGTTGTTGATAAAGCAACAAAAGAATAA
- a CDS encoding ABC transporter ATP-binding protein, whose amino-acid sequence MKLKNIHIILKTENLSIGYQQKKNSKIIASNINLEIEKGKLVTVLGKNGIGKSTLLRTLSKVQKPISGAVFIHQKNLENLSEKELSTQLSLVLTERLPESQLTVYELIALGRQPYTNWIDKLSDKDKEKVDTALRQTEIEHLKNNRFYELSDGQLQRVLIARALAQDTEIIILDEPTAHLDMHHTIKIFSLLKKLVADTNKTVIISSHEINLSIQLADEVMLLTENTVHFGTPKELINNNAFDTLFPKELVNFNKTLQQFVINKS is encoded by the coding sequence TTGAAACTAAAAAATATACATATCATCCTTAAAACTGAAAATCTATCCATAGGTTATCAGCAAAAAAAGAACTCCAAAATTATTGCTTCCAACATCAATTTAGAAATTGAAAAAGGAAAATTAGTAACGGTTTTAGGTAAAAACGGAATCGGAAAATCTACTTTATTAAGAACTCTTTCTAAAGTTCAGAAGCCTATTTCTGGAGCTGTATTTATTCATCAGAAAAACTTAGAAAACCTTAGCGAAAAAGAACTTTCTACACAATTAAGCTTGGTATTGACAGAACGATTGCCTGAGAGCCAACTAACCGTTTACGAGTTAATTGCATTGGGCAGACAACCCTACACCAATTGGATTGATAAACTTTCTGACAAAGACAAAGAAAAAGTAGATACAGCATTACGACAAACAGAAATTGAACATTTAAAAAACAATCGTTTTTACGAATTAAGCGATGGTCAATTACAAAGGGTTCTTATAGCTAGAGCGTTAGCGCAAGACACCGAAATTATTATTTTAGATGAACCAACGGCACATTTAGACATGCATCATACCATTAAAATATTTTCATTGTTAAAAAAGTTAGTTGCAGACACCAATAAAACCGTTATTATATCATCTCACGAAATTAATTTATCTATTCAGTTGGCAGATGAAGTAATGCTTTTAACAGAAAACACCGTTCATTTTGGCACTCCAAAAGAATTAATTAATAATAATGCTTTTGATACTTTATTTCCTAAAGAACTTGTTAACTTTAACAAAACCTTACAACAATTTGTAATTAACAAAAGTTAA
- a CDS encoding iron ABC transporter permease: protein MENKSYTRHFIFLSVLLVVLFFLNISFGSVSIPFKDIFNSLFGGTIAKESWETIIINFRIPKAITAVLVGSGLSICGLLMQTLFRNPLAGPFVLGISSGASLGVAILILGSSVFGGLFLTSSVSNWSLPIAASLGAFLVLSAVIIAANRVRNTMSILIIGLMFGSLTSAVISVLAYFSEAAQIQQYLFWSFGSLGNLTWNEIGVFAIIYCIGILGTITVIKPLNSFLLGENYAKSLGINVKRSRNIILLITSLLTGVITAFSGPIAFVGLAVPHIARMLFSSSNHKILLPAVAIIGAIVLLICDAIAQMPTSEFTLPINAITSLFGAPIVIWLLIRKKRLFV from the coding sequence ATGGAAAACAAATCATATACAAGACACTTTATTTTTTTATCTGTATTACTGGTAGTCTTGTTTTTTTTGAACATCAGTTTTGGGTCTGTTTCCATTCCGTTTAAGGATATTTTTAATAGTCTTTTTGGCGGCACTATAGCCAAAGAAAGTTGGGAAACTATCATTATTAATTTTAGAATTCCGAAGGCAATAACAGCCGTTTTAGTTGGTTCTGGTTTGTCTATTTGCGGTTTGTTAATGCAAACTTTATTTAGAAATCCTCTAGCAGGCCCTTTTGTGTTGGGAATTTCTTCCGGTGCAAGTTTAGGCGTGGCTATTTTAATTTTAGGTTCTTCTGTTTTTGGAGGACTTTTTCTAACAAGTTCTGTTTCTAATTGGTCTTTACCCATTGCCGCAAGTTTGGGCGCTTTTTTAGTTTTATCAGCAGTAATAATTGCTGCAAACAGAGTAAGAAACACCATGTCTATTTTAATCATCGGATTGATGTTTGGTTCATTAACATCTGCAGTTATTAGTGTTTTGGCTTATTTTAGTGAAGCAGCCCAAATTCAGCAATACTTATTTTGGAGCTTTGGTAGTTTGGGTAATTTAACTTGGAATGAAATTGGTGTTTTTGCTATTATTTATTGCATCGGTATTTTAGGAACCATCACGGTTATTAAACCTCTAAACAGTTTTTTATTAGGTGAAAATTACGCCAAAAGTTTAGGAATTAATGTAAAGAGAAGTAGAAATATTATATTACTAATTACTAGTTTGTTAACAGGTGTTATCACTGCATTTTCCGGACCAATTGCCTTTGTAGGTTTAGCTGTTCCGCACATTGCAAGAATGTTATTTTCTAGTTCTAATCATAAAATATTATTACCTGCAGTTGCTATTATTGGTGCAATTGTCTTGCTAATTTGTGATGCTATTGCACAAATGCCAACAAGCGAATTTACACTACCAATAAATGCAATTACCTCTTTATTTGGTGCACCAATAGTTATTTGGTTACTAATTAGAAAAAAGAGATTGTTTGTTTAA